A region from the Azospirillaceae bacterium genome encodes:
- a CDS encoding MCP four helix bundle domain-containing protein: protein MKNLSIRHKVILAFGAVLGVTVLLGLVALLQAARMNTAAMDIRDNWLPSTRSIGKLTQAAERFRSLEGSYLLVKEPAMRDEVEKRFGATLADYDKFWQEYQPLIGAGEERTIADSISANWAAYLALHEKLLATARAGQMDEAVTFFRKDTLETFTKLRQALQKDAELNVRGADMAAEASRSSYAATKAVVIGASLLGALLGCLAGYALIRLVSNPLNQMTHTMSRLADHDLKVVISGADRRDEIGHMAAAVAVFRDSMIRADDLAEQARQEDARRESRVRLREQYIEEFDRISSELVNIVAHAAEELGQTATRLTSIVDGNRRQVQAVAQGAEEASVNVQTVAAATEELTASIGEISRQALQSAGVADDAVQQAARTDSTVNGLAEGAQRIEAVIGLIREIASQTNLLALNATIEAARAGEAGKGFAVVATEVKALANQTSKATEDIGVQVAAIQQETMDAVNAIRQIQSTIRDIGAGTSVIAAAVEEQGAATQEITRNVTEASRGTLLVSNNIGAVADGAEETAAASAQVLGASQSLAKESARLQEAVADFFAKLRAA from the coding sequence ACAGGCGGCGGAGCGCTTCCGCTCGTTGGAAGGATCCTACCTGCTGGTCAAGGAACCGGCGATGCGCGACGAAGTGGAGAAGCGCTTCGGCGCCACCCTGGCCGACTATGACAAATTCTGGCAGGAGTATCAGCCGCTGATCGGCGCGGGTGAGGAGCGCACGATCGCCGACAGCATCAGCGCCAACTGGGCCGCCTACCTGGCCCTGCACGAGAAGTTGCTGGCCACGGCGCGCGCCGGCCAGATGGATGAGGCCGTCACCTTCTTCCGCAAGGACACGCTGGAAACCTTCACCAAGCTGCGCCAGGCGCTGCAGAAGGATGCCGAGCTGAACGTGCGCGGTGCCGACATGGCGGCGGAAGCCAGCCGCAGCAGCTATGCCGCCACCAAGGCGGTGGTCATCGGCGCCTCGCTGCTGGGGGCCTTGCTGGGTTGCCTGGCCGGCTACGCCCTGATCCGTCTGGTGTCGAACCCGCTGAACCAGATGACCCACACCATGAGCCGCCTGGCCGACCACGACTTGAAGGTGGTGATCAGCGGCGCCGACCGGCGGGATGAGATCGGCCACATGGCCGCGGCCGTGGCCGTCTTCCGCGACAGCATGATCCGTGCCGACGACCTGGCGGAACAGGCACGCCAGGAGGATGCGCGGCGCGAATCCCGCGTCCGCCTGCGCGAACAATACATTGAGGAATTCGACAGGATCTCGTCCGAGCTGGTGAATATCGTCGCCCATGCGGCGGAGGAACTGGGCCAGACCGCCACCCGCCTGACCAGCATCGTCGATGGCAACCGCCGCCAGGTGCAGGCGGTGGCGCAAGGGGCGGAAGAGGCCTCGGTCAACGTCCAGACCGTCGCTGCCGCGACCGAGGAATTGACGGCCAGCATCGGCGAGATCAGCCGCCAGGCCTTGCAATCCGCCGGCGTGGCCGATGACGCCGTGCAGCAGGCTGCCCGCACCGACAGCACCGTCAACGGCCTGGCCGAAGGCGCCCAACGCATCGAGGCGGTGATCGGCCTGATCCGGGAGATCGCCAGCCAGACCAACCTGCTGGCCCTGAACGCCACCATCGAGGCCGCCCGCGCCGGTGAGGCCGGCAAGGGCTTCGCCGTGGTGGCGACGGAGGTGAAGGCCCTGGCCAACCAGACGTCCAAGGCCACAGAGGACATCGGCGTCCAGGTGGCCGCCATCCAGCAGGAGACGATGGACGCGGTCAACGCCATCCGCCAGATCCAGTCCACCATCCGCGACATCGGCGCCGGCACCTCCGTCATCGCCGCCGCGGTGGAGGAACAGGGCGCCGCCACGCAGGAGATCACCCGCAACGTGACCGAGGCCTCACGCGGCACCCTGCTGGTGTCCAACAACATCGGCGCCGTGGCCGACGGGGCGGAGGAAACGGCCGCCGCCTCGGCCCAGGTGCTGGGCGCCTCGCAAAGCCTGGCCAAGGAATCCGCGCGCCTGCAGGAGGCCGTGGCCGATTTCTTCGCCAAGCTGCGCGCTGCCTGA
- a CDS encoding TetR/AcrR family transcriptional regulator gives MTVAVPLRRRGRPPKDQAGTSQTRAALVRAGVAALTEKGFAATGLDEVLTAAAVPKGSFYHYFDSKEAFGAALIDAYAAYFATKLDRHFREETVPPLDRFCRFIDDARAGMARHDFRRGCLIGNLGQEMAALPEAYRQRLLDVFADWQARTAACLRAARDDGQIPPTADCDALAEFFWTGWEGAVLRAKLERRVEPLDRFAQHFFRLLGC, from the coding sequence ATGACCGTCGCCGTTCCCCTCCGCCGTCGCGGACGCCCGCCGAAAGACCAGGCCGGCACCAGCCAGACCCGGGCCGCCCTGGTGCGCGCTGGCGTGGCCGCCCTAACCGAGAAGGGCTTCGCCGCCACCGGCCTGGATGAGGTGCTGACGGCGGCGGCCGTGCCCAAGGGGTCCTTCTATCATTACTTCGACAGCAAGGAGGCGTTCGGCGCCGCGCTGATCGATGCCTATGCCGCCTATTTCGCGACCAAGCTGGACCGCCATTTCCGGGAGGAGACGGTCCCGCCCCTGGACCGCTTCTGCCGGTTCATCGACGACGCCCGGGCCGGCATGGCCCGGCACGATTTCCGCCGCGGCTGCCTGATCGGCAATCTGGGGCAGGAGATGGCAGCCTTGCCGGAGGCCTATCGCCAGCGGCTGCTGGACGTCTTCGCCGACTGGCAAGCCCGTACCGCCGCCTGCCTGCGCGCCGCCCGGGATGACGGCCAGATCCCCCCCACCGCCGACTGCGACGCCCTGGCCGAATTCTTCTGGACGGGTTGGGAAGGCGCGGTGCTGCGCGCCAAGCTGGAACGCCGGGTCGAGCCGCTGGACCGGTTCGCCCAGCACTTCTTCAGGCTGCTGGGGTGCTGA
- the yacG gene encoding DNA gyrase inhibitor YacG: MTDQPIPLKPRKSRAACPVCGRPPVPEKKPFCSQRCADVDLGRWLNESYRVPVTEDTDEDGETASGPERD; this comes from the coding sequence ATGACCGACCAGCCCATCCCCCTGAAGCCCCGCAAGTCCCGCGCGGCCTGCCCCGTCTGCGGCCGTCCGCCGGTGCCGGAGAAGAAGCCCTTCTGCTCGCAGCGCTGCGCCGACGTGGATCTGGGCCGCTGGCTGAACGAAAGCTATCGCGTGCCCGTGACCGAGGATACGGACGAGGACGGCGAGACGGCATCGGGACCGGAGCGGGACTGA
- a CDS encoding oxidoreductase has protein sequence MFTGLLVENMDGAYRASVRPLDEGDLPPGDVLVRVDYSTLNYKDALAITGRGPIIRRFPLVPGVDFAGTVEQSSHPGFAPGQAVVLNGWGVGEDRWGGLATRARVPGDWLVPLPAGIDTRRAMAIGTAGYTAMLCVLALEKWGVTPDQGAIVVSGAAGGVGSVAVALLSTLGYRVAAVTGRPAEHDYLTRLGAAEIIDRDTLAAPGKPLAKARWAGAVDTVGSHILANICAATRDNGVVTACGLAAGMDFPATVAPFILRGVSLVGINSVTCPLPQRTAAWQRLATDLAPEKLALATREIALSEAIAIAPDLLDGKIRGRLVVDVNR, from the coding sequence ATGTTCACAGGATTGCTGGTTGAGAACATGGATGGCGCCTATCGCGCCTCGGTGCGGCCGCTGGATGAAGGCGACCTGCCGCCGGGCGACGTGCTGGTGCGGGTGGATTATTCCACCCTGAACTATAAGGACGCGCTGGCCATCACCGGCCGGGGGCCCATCATCCGCCGCTTTCCCCTGGTGCCGGGCGTGGACTTCGCCGGCACGGTGGAACAGTCGTCCCACCCCGGCTTCGCGCCCGGCCAGGCGGTGGTGCTGAACGGCTGGGGCGTGGGGGAGGATCGCTGGGGCGGCCTGGCCACGCGGGCGCGCGTGCCCGGCGACTGGCTGGTGCCCCTGCCCGCCGGCATCGACACCCGCCGGGCCATGGCCATCGGCACGGCGGGCTACACCGCCATGCTGTGCGTGCTGGCGCTGGAGAAATGGGGGGTGACGCCGGACCAGGGTGCCATCGTGGTCAGCGGTGCGGCCGGCGGCGTGGGCAGCGTCGCCGTGGCCCTGCTGTCCACGCTGGGCTACCGTGTGGCCGCCGTGACCGGCCGGCCGGCGGAGCATGACTACCTGACCCGGCTGGGGGCCGCCGAGATCATCGACCGCGACACCCTGGCTGCCCCGGGCAAGCCCCTGGCCAAGGCGCGCTGGGCCGGCGCCGTCGACACGGTGGGCAGCCACATCCTGGCCAACATCTGCGCCGCCACCCGCGACAACGGCGTGGTCACCGCCTGCGGCCTGGCCGCCGGCATGGATTTCCCCGCCACCGTGGCGCCCTTCATCCTGCGCGGCGTCAGCCTGGTGGGCATCAACAGCGTGACCTGCCCCCTGCCCCAGCGCACCGCCGCCTGGCAACGCCTGGCCACCGACCTGGCGCCGGAGAAGCTGGCGCTGGCGACCCGCGAGATCGCCCTGTCGGAGGCCATCGCCATCGCGCCGGACCTGCTGGACGGCAAAATACGCGGCCGGCTGGTGGTGGACGTCAACCGCTGA